Proteins from one Amycolatopsis benzoatilytica AK 16/65 genomic window:
- a CDS encoding TetR/AcrR family transcriptional regulator, with protein MVRKSRAGEILETFTRCVAERGYDAANFSDIAGELGLSKGTIVHHYGTKDRLLASAHESYLRRRLAEAALIRDRLATPTQQLAGLLYAFVLYQVVDREATVAFQREIVRLAGHEAMAEGRRLRADYLGLVRSVLADGVASGEFRPCDIEVQSLLIFGSAQWAWTWFDPDGPVSAEQVGAQLVDLVLGGLAVRRSRLSGLTAVDGKVASTVRQSIEDVSVMQSDS; from the coding sequence ATGGTGCGCAAGAGCCGAGCGGGAGAAATCCTCGAGACGTTCACCCGATGCGTGGCCGAACGCGGATACGACGCGGCGAACTTCTCCGACATCGCCGGCGAGCTCGGCCTGTCGAAGGGCACGATCGTGCACCACTACGGCACGAAGGACCGCCTGCTCGCCTCGGCGCACGAGTCGTACCTGCGCCGCCGGCTGGCCGAAGCCGCGCTGATCCGCGACCGGCTCGCCACGCCGACGCAGCAGCTGGCCGGGCTGCTGTACGCGTTCGTGCTGTATCAGGTGGTGGACCGGGAAGCGACCGTCGCGTTCCAGCGCGAGATCGTCCGGCTGGCCGGCCATGAGGCGATGGCCGAGGGGCGCCGGCTGCGCGCGGACTACCTCGGCTTGGTGCGGTCGGTCCTGGCCGACGGCGTGGCGTCGGGCGAGTTCCGGCCGTGCGACATCGAAGTGCAGAGCCTGCTGATCTTCGGGTCGGCGCAGTGGGCGTGGACGTGGTTCGACCCGGACGGCCCGGTGTCGGCGGAGCAGGTGGGCGCGCAGCTGGTCGACTTGGTCCTGGGCGGGCTGGCGGTGCGGAGGTCCCGGCTGAGCGGACTGACGGCGGTGGACGGGAAGGTGGCGAGCACGGTTCGGCAGTCCATTGAGGACGTTTCCGTCATGCAGTCGGATTCGTAA
- a CDS encoding (2Fe-2S)-binding protein, with protein MKELTGLGPFFAVETHAAGEPAEPWRPLSEVLDDGPVLRDRVARNRAYLGGDVVEERVAASIAHLGLAARIISPALGLAAAAGAVPDYSAAWWQPKLGGAFPLSLPEAPPVSDDLVGEFADRVLRGPLARLDSAVARFSVAENIRRGNVASALNGAVAVLRVERPQWTDQVGRMVAALEELPELAGAATRKNGQFRRRSCCLFYRVAPDRNGPKCGDCVLV; from the coding sequence GTGAAGGAGCTGACCGGGCTGGGCCCGTTCTTCGCCGTCGAAACGCACGCGGCGGGGGAGCCTGCCGAGCCGTGGCGGCCGCTGTCCGAGGTGCTGGACGACGGCCCGGTTCTGCGCGATCGCGTGGCACGGAACCGGGCTTATCTCGGCGGCGACGTCGTCGAGGAGCGGGTCGCCGCGTCGATCGCGCATCTCGGGTTGGCGGCGCGGATCATTTCGCCCGCGCTGGGGCTTGCCGCGGCCGCCGGCGCGGTGCCGGACTATTCGGCGGCTTGGTGGCAGCCGAAGCTCGGCGGTGCGTTCCCGTTGTCGTTGCCGGAAGCTCCGCCGGTCAGCGACGACCTGGTCGGCGAGTTCGCCGACCGGGTGCTGCGCGGTCCGCTGGCTCGCCTGGATTCGGCGGTGGCCCGGTTTTCGGTGGCGGAAAACATTCGGCGGGGGAATGTGGCGTCCGCGCTCAACGGCGCGGTTGCCGTGCTTCGCGTGGAGCGTCCGCAGTGGACTGACCAGGTCGGTCGAATGGTTGCTGCACTGGAGGAACTGCCAGAGCTGGCCGGTGCGGCGACCAGGAAGAACGGTCAGTTCCGACGGCGCAGCTGCTGCCTGTTCTATCGCGTCGCGCCGGACCGGAACGGGCCGAAGTGCGGCGACTGCGTGCTCGTTTGA
- a CDS encoding DEAD/DEAH box helicase translates to MNDGARAAEVVRFWRMVEMFTPQDVPKRPNSWPKPKADQHVLDLRPGDLAPWQEGHWIRRVELRQGMTWQFTVYGGLYELSAVRDELVRVFGRDAKEPDGRLDGRTALLAFTVDDEGGLVENSATLSACAWAISRTHSPGSSSRGWLDGFEKESREFARQLDQLVPPSARKESPEGVAAEGGTVAAKVKRAAADQVKNAATEALKAGAKSTGAAVTTAAAAAVGSLAGPVVGGIAGSVAGTFAEKVLTPRKREQAAANGSAGAAEEDGVSGGWPCLTVDDVHRLVSALTSELGLRALKPSGVRVKCTQVSVRAAAEAGEQNFLNSFIANDLGQIEKDLRSGNAGAGLVQYLTDPHAAPPVGRIDVRAEPAAVAQGVSPRDIPTGRWPTDVTKPLVLSQQFAVNRIFADLDGRDGLFAVNGPPGTGKTTMLRDVLAAIVVRRAEQLTALHHPVDGFTRQVGSVALNSKHTAYVFGVRPELAGSEIVLATANNTAAENVTAEIPGVNAVRGALDEALEADYFADLASHILDAPAWGLLAATLGNKNNRRQFASRFWWGDGKSQAGTSEGNGKPEPQKKPVGMREILLQAQRKPETAADWAGAVKRFKDAAAEVARLTAERQEVADAVAAHSQCRAARDKASDQVVAATQRREHARGQLGVVEQHLASAQTAFAEADVESARHAMRQPGFWVQLSTLFKAGRVWASADRDLNAKRTAAKQERDRIRRAVGGWQTELSEATEARQSAVQARDEAERVFVDVCARIAAGRARWPGAVPFLPDFDDDDFQRCAPWADHEFTSARNRLFLEALRLHKKFVLGAEPRLRDNLAAIEAYLKGRVKPEPAALLAAWQALFLVVPVVSTTFASLPRLLAGLGREALGWLFIDEAGQATPQEAVGGIWRARRSVIVGDPRQLEPIVSLPSSAQEVLRRHCRVDLLWSPDTASAQQVADRTARYGTELADADGSGTAWVGAPLRVHRRCDRLMFGISNDIAYGGTLMVYGTRHDGEFPGRNRWIHVPSGASDEHWLPAEGDALTELLQELSSDGVAAAAIRVASPFRAVVRGARTVGRRVLGEEFAAKNVGTVHTMQGQESDVVVLVLGTAAHRERAREWAAEKPNLLNVAVSRAKRRLYVIGDRQNWRTLPYFSVLAERLPGGEQ, encoded by the coding sequence GTGAATGACGGCGCTCGCGCGGCGGAAGTCGTGCGATTCTGGCGGATGGTCGAAATGTTCACGCCGCAGGACGTGCCGAAAAGGCCGAATTCGTGGCCGAAGCCGAAGGCCGACCAGCACGTGCTCGACCTCCGCCCGGGTGACCTGGCACCGTGGCAAGAGGGGCACTGGATCCGGCGAGTCGAGCTGAGGCAGGGGATGACCTGGCAGTTCACCGTTTACGGTGGGCTGTACGAGCTTTCGGCGGTGCGGGACGAGCTGGTGCGGGTGTTCGGCCGCGACGCCAAGGAGCCTGACGGCCGACTTGATGGGCGCACTGCGTTGCTGGCGTTCACGGTCGACGATGAGGGCGGGCTCGTGGAGAACTCCGCGACGCTCTCCGCGTGCGCGTGGGCGATCAGCCGCACGCACTCGCCTGGTTCCTCGTCGCGTGGCTGGCTCGACGGGTTCGAGAAGGAGTCGCGCGAGTTCGCCCGGCAACTGGACCAGCTAGTCCCTCCGTCTGCGCGGAAGGAGTCGCCTGAGGGCGTCGCCGCGGAGGGTGGGACGGTGGCGGCGAAGGTGAAGCGTGCCGCTGCAGACCAGGTCAAGAACGCGGCGACAGAGGCGCTGAAAGCCGGCGCGAAGTCGACCGGCGCCGCGGTGACCACTGCGGCGGCCGCGGCGGTGGGGTCGCTGGCGGGGCCGGTTGTCGGCGGGATCGCGGGCAGCGTGGCCGGTACGTTCGCGGAGAAGGTCCTCACCCCGCGCAAGCGAGAGCAGGCCGCGGCGAACGGCTCCGCCGGCGCGGCGGAAGAGGACGGTGTGTCCGGCGGCTGGCCGTGCCTGACCGTAGACGACGTGCACCGGTTGGTGTCGGCGCTGACCAGCGAACTGGGCCTCCGCGCGCTGAAGCCGTCCGGAGTACGGGTGAAATGCACTCAGGTGTCGGTGCGAGCGGCGGCGGAGGCGGGGGAGCAGAACTTCCTCAACAGCTTCATCGCGAACGACCTCGGCCAGATCGAGAAGGACCTCCGCAGCGGGAACGCGGGTGCCGGGCTCGTCCAGTACCTGACGGATCCGCATGCCGCGCCGCCGGTCGGCCGGATCGACGTGCGGGCCGAACCAGCGGCCGTCGCCCAGGGCGTTTCGCCCCGCGACATCCCGACCGGCCGATGGCCAACCGACGTCACGAAACCGCTGGTGTTGAGCCAGCAGTTCGCCGTCAACCGGATCTTCGCCGATCTCGACGGACGGGACGGGCTCTTTGCGGTCAACGGCCCGCCTGGCACGGGCAAGACGACGATGTTGCGCGACGTCCTCGCCGCGATCGTCGTCCGCCGTGCCGAGCAGCTCACCGCGTTGCACCACCCAGTCGACGGGTTTACCCGGCAGGTCGGCTCCGTCGCTCTGAACTCCAAGCACACCGCATACGTCTTCGGCGTGCGGCCGGAACTGGCCGGTTCCGAGATCGTCCTCGCTACCGCGAACAACACGGCGGCGGAGAACGTCACCGCAGAGATCCCGGGGGTGAACGCAGTTCGCGGCGCGCTGGACGAAGCGCTGGAAGCTGACTACTTCGCCGATCTCGCGTCCCACATTCTCGACGCCCCGGCGTGGGGGCTGCTGGCGGCGACGCTCGGCAACAAGAACAATCGTCGTCAGTTCGCCAGCAGGTTCTGGTGGGGAGACGGCAAGAGCCAGGCAGGCACCTCGGAGGGGAACGGCAAACCGGAGCCGCAGAAGAAACCCGTCGGGATGCGGGAAATCCTGCTGCAGGCGCAGCGGAAGCCGGAAACAGCGGCAGACTGGGCGGGCGCGGTCAAGCGGTTCAAGGACGCGGCGGCCGAGGTTGCGCGCCTGACAGCGGAGCGTCAGGAAGTCGCCGACGCGGTCGCCGCACACTCACAGTGCCGAGCGGCTCGGGACAAGGCATCCGACCAGGTCGTCGCGGCTACCCAGCGGCGCGAGCACGCGCGGGGCCAGCTCGGCGTCGTCGAGCAGCACCTGGCGAGCGCGCAGACCGCGTTCGCGGAGGCGGATGTCGAGTCCGCGCGCCATGCCATGCGGCAGCCGGGGTTCTGGGTGCAATTGTCTACTCTGTTCAAGGCTGGCCGGGTTTGGGCGAGCGCCGATCGTGATCTCAATGCGAAGCGCACGGCGGCCAAGCAGGAGCGAGATCGGATCCGGCGGGCCGTCGGCGGGTGGCAGACGGAACTGTCCGAGGCTACCGAGGCCCGGCAGTCCGCGGTCCAGGCGCGCGATGAAGCCGAACGAGTATTCGTCGACGTGTGCGCGCGGATCGCCGCCGGCCGCGCTCGCTGGCCTGGCGCAGTGCCGTTCCTGCCGGACTTCGACGACGACGACTTTCAGCGGTGCGCGCCCTGGGCCGACCACGAATTCACCTCGGCCCGCAACCGACTTTTTCTCGAAGCGCTGCGCCTGCATAAGAAGTTCGTGCTCGGCGCGGAACCACGCCTGCGCGACAATTTGGCCGCGATCGAGGCGTATCTCAAGGGCCGGGTCAAGCCTGAACCGGCTGCCCTGCTGGCCGCATGGCAAGCCTTGTTCCTGGTAGTTCCGGTTGTGTCAACGACGTTCGCGTCGCTGCCGAGGCTGCTGGCTGGCCTCGGCCGGGAAGCTCTCGGCTGGTTGTTCATCGACGAGGCGGGGCAGGCGACTCCGCAGGAGGCCGTGGGCGGAATCTGGCGTGCCCGGCGATCGGTGATCGTGGGCGACCCACGCCAGCTGGAGCCGATCGTTTCGCTGCCGTCGTCCGCGCAGGAGGTGCTTCGCCGTCACTGCCGGGTCGACCTGCTCTGGTCCCCGGACACCGCGTCGGCGCAGCAGGTCGCTGACCGGACCGCACGGTACGGCACTGAGCTGGCGGACGCGGACGGTAGCGGAACTGCCTGGGTGGGCGCGCCGCTGCGGGTGCACCGTCGATGCGATCGGCTGATGTTCGGGATCTCCAACGACATCGCTTATGGCGGTACGCTGATGGTGTACGGAACGCGCCACGATGGTGAGTTCCCTGGGCGCAACCGCTGGATCCACGTGCCTTCGGGCGCGTCGGACGAGCATTGGCTGCCAGCGGAAGGGGACGCGCTGACCGAACTGCTCCAGGAACTCTCCAGCGACGGCGTCGCGGCCGCTGCCATCCGGGTGGCCAGCCCGTTCCGTGCCGTCGTGCGCGGGGCGCGGACGGTCGGCAGGAGGGTGCTGGGGGAGGAGTTCGCTGCGAAGAACGTCGGCACGGTGCATACCATGCAGGGCCAGGAATCCGATGTGGTCGTCCTGGTCCTGGGAACCGCGGCCCACCGGGAGCGTGCTCGCGAATGGGCCGCGGAGAAGCCAAATCTGCTCAACGTTGCGGTTTCGCGGGCCAAACGGCGGCTGTATGTGATCGGAGACCGGCAGAACTGGCGAACCCTGCCCTACTTCAGCGTTCTCGCTGAACGGCTTCCCGGCGGCGAACAGTGA
- a CDS encoding acyl-CoA synthetase produces MAASLAQWIVRRSKVNPESVALIDADTGERISYAELADRVAGRAAALHGLGVRKGDRVALLALNSTDYLETLFAAAWLGAITLPVNFRLAAGEIRFLLDDARPVVLVHDDLFTGLAQEAATGQILINARDLGSAERAELVPTGPDEVAVLMYTSGTTGRPKGAMLTHGNLEANAVNILTAGEGLLPSDRSLAVAPLFHIGGLSLFTLPLLYAGGTVAVASKFDPRQTLALLEREKVTVHFMVPAMWAAMSQVPDFDSYDLSELRYLLCGGAPCPLPVIEFYEGKGLTFVEGFGMTELSPAALVLESAFVRSHAGSVGRPFLHVEARIVDERDDEVEVGEVGELVLRGPNVFAGYWGLPSASAETMRGGWFHSGDLARSDSDGFVTLVDRKKDMIISGGENVYPIEVEQVLYRHPGIADVAVIGAPDPRWGETVVAVVVPDEGASLDQDEVIAYCRERIAAFKCPHRVEVVAELPRNATGKLLKRELRARYTDSAASVTR; encoded by the coding sequence ATGGCAGCGAGCTTGGCGCAGTGGATTGTCCGGCGCAGCAAGGTGAACCCGGAGTCGGTGGCGCTGATCGACGCCGACACCGGCGAACGCATCAGCTACGCCGAGCTGGCGGACCGGGTCGCGGGCCGGGCCGCGGCACTGCACGGACTCGGCGTGCGCAAGGGCGACCGGGTCGCGTTGCTGGCGCTGAACTCCACTGACTATCTCGAAACGCTTTTCGCGGCCGCCTGGCTCGGCGCGATCACGCTGCCGGTGAACTTTCGGCTCGCCGCGGGCGAAATCCGGTTCCTTCTCGACGACGCGCGACCAGTCGTGCTCGTCCACGACGACCTGTTCACCGGGCTCGCGCAGGAAGCGGCCACCGGCCAGATCCTGATCAACGCGCGAGATCTCGGCAGCGCCGAGCGGGCGGAACTCGTCCCCACCGGGCCGGACGAGGTCGCGGTGCTGATGTATACCTCCGGCACCACCGGCCGCCCCAAGGGAGCCATGCTCACGCACGGCAACCTGGAGGCGAACGCAGTCAACATACTCACCGCGGGCGAGGGCCTGCTGCCGTCCGACCGCTCGCTCGCCGTCGCGCCGCTCTTCCACATCGGCGGGCTGTCGCTGTTCACGCTTCCGCTGCTGTACGCGGGCGGCACGGTGGCGGTCGCGAGCAAATTCGATCCGCGACAGACACTCGCATTGCTGGAGCGGGAAAAGGTCACCGTGCATTTCATGGTACCGGCGATGTGGGCCGCGATGTCGCAGGTGCCGGACTTCGATTCCTACGACCTTTCCGAGCTGCGTTATCTCCTCTGCGGCGGCGCGCCCTGCCCGCTGCCGGTGATCGAGTTCTACGAGGGCAAGGGACTGACCTTTGTGGAGGGTTTCGGGATGACCGAGCTCTCCCCTGCCGCATTGGTGCTGGAATCGGCCTTCGTGCGCTCGCACGCCGGGTCGGTCGGGCGGCCGTTCCTGCACGTCGAAGCACGCATCGTGGACGAGCGCGACGACGAGGTGGAGGTCGGCGAAGTCGGCGAACTGGTGTTGCGCGGCCCGAACGTCTTCGCCGGGTACTGGGGCCTGCCCTCAGCCAGCGCGGAAACGATGCGCGGCGGCTGGTTCCACTCCGGCGACCTGGCCCGCAGCGACTCCGACGGTTTCGTCACACTGGTCGACCGCAAGAAGGACATGATCATTTCCGGCGGCGAGAACGTCTACCCGATCGAGGTCGAGCAGGTGCTCTACCGGCATCCGGGCATCGCCGACGTCGCGGTGATCGGCGCCCCGGACCCGAGATGGGGCGAGACCGTCGTCGCGGTCGTGGTCCCGGACGAAGGAGCGTCGCTGGACCAGGACGAAGTGATCGCTTACTGCCGCGAGCGGATCGCCGCGTTCAAATGCCCGCACCGGGTCGAGGTGGTCGCCGAGCTGCCGCGCAACGCCACCGGGAAGCTGCTCAAACGCGAACTGCGCGCCCGCTACACGGATTCCGCCGCTTCCGTCACCCGCTGA
- a CDS encoding CbtB domain-containing protein produces the protein MATIPADRSTPVVLPVSKAALLLGATIAGALLLYYFIGVDQGAVSLFGSDTHVHEFVHDARHFLGFPCH, from the coding sequence ATGGCCACCATCCCGGCCGACCGGTCCACCCCGGTCGTCTTGCCCGTTTCCAAGGCCGCGCTGCTGCTCGGCGCGACGATCGCGGGCGCACTGCTGCTGTACTACTTCATCGGCGTCGACCAGGGCGCGGTGTCCCTTTTCGGCAGCGACACCCACGTGCACGAGTTCGTCCACGACGCGCGGCATTTCCTCGGCTTCCCCTGCCACTGA
- a CDS encoding succinic semialdehyde dehydrogenase: protein MTLTPVRPTRPASATDAFLRQLVARVPGSGGATWPLAEVYTGDVLVELPQSTPADIEQAFAAARAAQANWAALPVKQRLAVFRRAHALFIERATTIADLIQVESGKNRRMAIEETCDPPMVMSHYLRRAPKLLAPTRRGGPVPVVSSSTEIRVPKGVVGIIAPWNFPFATGMSDAVPALMAGNAVVLKPDNKTALSPLYGVQLLEEAGLPKGLFQVVCGEGPDVGPTLIGAADYVMFTGSTATGKVIGEQAGRNLIGCCLELGGKNPMIVLPDADFAATVQGAVFGAFGNTGQICMHIERIYLPDSRYNEFKEAFVAKAKALDVRASYDFGPEMGSLVSVDHMKRVKSHVDDAVAKGATVLCGGTARPDLGPAFFEPTILEGVTKDMLCGVTETFGPVVALHRYRTVDDAVELANDTDYGLNASVWGRDLRAAGAVAARLETGNVNVNDSLATAYAAKGTPSGGVKTSGVGARHGDQGLLKYTNVQNLAVLKKPVMSPRPGQKYEKYVEGMLSGLKLMRRLRIR from the coding sequence ATGACCCTCACCCCGGTCCGGCCCACCCGCCCGGCGTCGGCGACCGACGCGTTCCTCCGCCAGCTTGTCGCGCGGGTGCCGGGCTCCGGAGGCGCCACCTGGCCGCTGGCCGAGGTGTACACCGGCGACGTGCTGGTGGAGCTGCCGCAGTCGACGCCAGCCGACATCGAGCAGGCGTTCGCCGCCGCGCGCGCTGCACAGGCCAACTGGGCGGCGCTGCCTGTCAAGCAACGACTGGCGGTGTTCCGGCGCGCACACGCGCTGTTCATCGAACGCGCGACGACGATCGCCGACCTGATCCAGGTCGAAAGCGGCAAGAACCGGCGGATGGCGATCGAGGAAACCTGCGACCCGCCGATGGTGATGAGCCACTACCTGCGCCGCGCGCCGAAGCTGCTCGCCCCGACCCGGCGCGGCGGACCGGTGCCAGTGGTGTCGTCGTCCACCGAGATCCGGGTGCCCAAGGGCGTGGTCGGCATCATCGCGCCGTGGAATTTCCCGTTCGCCACCGGCATGTCCGACGCGGTCCCGGCACTGATGGCGGGCAACGCGGTGGTGCTCAAACCGGACAACAAAACCGCTCTTTCGCCGCTGTACGGCGTGCAATTGCTGGAGGAAGCCGGTCTGCCGAAGGGCCTTTTCCAGGTCGTCTGCGGCGAGGGCCCGGATGTCGGCCCGACCCTGATCGGGGCCGCGGACTACGTGATGTTCACCGGCTCCACCGCGACCGGCAAGGTGATCGGCGAACAGGCCGGCCGCAACCTGATCGGCTGCTGCCTCGAACTCGGCGGCAAGAACCCGATGATCGTGCTGCCGGACGCCGATTTCGCGGCCACGGTGCAGGGCGCGGTGTTCGGCGCGTTCGGCAACACCGGCCAGATCTGCATGCACATCGAGCGGATCTATCTGCCGGACTCGCGCTACAACGAGTTCAAGGAAGCGTTCGTGGCCAAAGCGAAAGCCCTGGACGTGCGAGCGTCCTACGACTTCGGCCCGGAAATGGGCTCGCTGGTTTCGGTGGACCACATGAAGCGCGTCAAGTCCCATGTGGACGACGCGGTCGCCAAGGGCGCCACCGTGCTGTGCGGTGGCACGGCCCGGCCAGATCTCGGCCCGGCGTTCTTCGAACCGACCATTTTGGAGGGGGTCACCAAGGACATGCTCTGCGGTGTCACGGAAACCTTCGGCCCGGTGGTGGCGCTGCACCGGTACCGGACCGTCGACGACGCCGTCGAGCTGGCGAATGACACCGACTACGGACTCAACGCGTCGGTGTGGGGCCGAGACCTCCGCGCGGCGGGCGCGGTCGCGGCACGGCTGGAGACCGGCAACGTCAATGTGAACGACAGCCTGGCGACGGCGTATGCCGCCAAGGGAACGCCGTCCGGCGGGGTGAAGACGTCCGGAGTCGGGGCACGGCACGGCGATCAGGGATTGCTGAAGTACACCAACGTGCAGAACCTCGCGGTGCTGAAGAAGCCGGTGATGAGCCCTCGGCCGGGGCAGAAGTACGAGAAGTACGTGGAAGGGATGTTGTCCGGGTTGAAGCTGATGCGGCGGTTGCGGATCCGGTAA
- a CDS encoding GMC family oxidoreductase, giving the protein MASRAARSNEADYVVVGSGSSGAAVAGRLAESGASVIVLEAGRTDNQLLLRKPGMVAPLHAVPQLKKTVDWGFYSVPQKHVLDRRMPVPRGKVLGGSSSVNGMVYVRGNRANFDSWAAEGNTGWDADSVNAAYKRMEDFEDGENAFRGAGGPIKITRNKIPQEGTLQFLDATADAIGCDIIDDYNGASQEGVSRMQQNAADGLRYSASRGYLHHLAPPTLEIQSRVMVRKVLIENGRATGVEVSDADGRRRVVRAGKEVILSAGFVGSAQLLMLSGVGHAEHLKEHGIDVVADLPVGDNLHDHMFHALTFQVSSCTNRGTAPYFARGLARELLRPGSTFLANSVFEALAFLKTSQAGAVPDLQLHLLPWAYVSPNQDAPVRHPVDKRPALTVLTTLIYPKSRGTIRLSSTDPAATPRIDFQYLSDPADLELLGEGSEMVREIFASKAFKGSVNEEIHPGRDVRGQELRDAILNRATSVYHGVGTCRMGVDELAVVSPDLKVRGVDGLRVCDASIMPSITGGNTNAPCIMIGEMGAQLVLSGN; this is encoded by the coding sequence ATGGCGAGCAGGGCAGCCCGGAGCAACGAAGCCGACTACGTCGTCGTCGGGTCGGGCAGCTCGGGAGCAGCCGTGGCCGGACGCCTCGCCGAGTCCGGGGCCAGCGTGATCGTGCTCGAAGCGGGCCGCACCGACAACCAGCTGCTGCTCCGCAAACCGGGCATGGTCGCCCCGTTGCACGCGGTGCCTCAGCTCAAGAAAACAGTCGACTGGGGCTTCTACTCCGTCCCGCAGAAACACGTTCTCGATCGACGGATGCCGGTGCCGCGCGGGAAGGTGCTCGGCGGATCCAGTTCGGTCAACGGCATGGTCTACGTCCGCGGCAACCGGGCGAATTTCGACTCCTGGGCGGCCGAGGGCAACACCGGCTGGGACGCGGACAGCGTCAACGCCGCGTACAAGCGCATGGAGGACTTCGAGGACGGCGAGAACGCGTTCCGCGGCGCGGGCGGGCCGATCAAGATCACCCGCAACAAGATTCCGCAGGAAGGCACCCTCCAGTTCCTCGACGCGACGGCCGACGCGATCGGCTGCGACATCATCGACGACTACAACGGGGCGTCGCAGGAAGGCGTCAGCCGGATGCAGCAGAACGCGGCGGACGGGCTTCGCTACAGCGCCTCGCGCGGGTACCTGCACCACCTCGCTCCCCCGACGCTCGAGATCCAATCCCGCGTCATGGTGCGGAAAGTGCTGATCGAGAACGGGCGCGCGACCGGCGTCGAGGTCTCCGACGCCGACGGGCGGCGCCGGGTCGTGCGGGCCGGCAAGGAGGTCATCCTTTCCGCCGGGTTCGTCGGGTCGGCGCAGCTGCTGATGCTGTCCGGGGTCGGGCACGCCGAGCACCTCAAGGAACACGGCATCGACGTCGTCGCGGATCTGCCGGTCGGCGACAACCTGCACGACCACATGTTCCACGCGCTGACGTTCCAGGTGTCGTCGTGCACCAACCGGGGCACCGCGCCGTACTTCGCCCGCGGGCTGGCCCGCGAGCTGCTCCGGCCGGGTTCGACGTTCCTCGCCAACTCGGTCTTCGAAGCCCTCGCGTTCCTCAAGACCTCGCAGGCCGGCGCCGTGCCCGATCTTCAGCTGCACCTGCTGCCCTGGGCGTACGTCTCGCCGAATCAGGACGCGCCGGTCCGGCACCCGGTCGACAAGCGGCCCGCGCTGACCGTCCTGACCACGCTGATCTACCCGAAGAGCCGCGGCACGATCCGGCTCTCCTCGACCGACCCGGCGGCCACCCCTCGGATCGACTTCCAGTACCTCTCCGACCCGGCCGACCTGGAACTGCTCGGCGAGGGGTCCGAGATGGTCCGCGAGATCTTCGCGTCGAAGGCGTTCAAGGGCTCCGTCAACGAGGAGATCCACCCCGGCCGGGACGTGCGCGGCCAGGAACTGCGCGATGCGATCCTCAACCGCGCGACGTCGGTCTACCACGGCGTCGGCACCTGCCGGATGGGCGTGGACGAGCTGGCGGTCGTCAGCCCGGACCTGAAGGTCCGCGGCGTCGACGGGCTGCGCGTCTGCGACGCCTCGATCATGCCGTCGATCACCGGCGGCAACACCAACGCGCCCTGCATCATGATCGGCGAAATGGGCGCGCAGCTGGTCCTTTCCGGCAACTGA
- a CDS encoding CbtA family protein: protein MQNKLILRGLLAGALGGLLAFAFAWIFAESPIQAAIDYESGRDEAQAALDKAAGLPVEHAGHEVFSRAVQGNLGIGIGMVLFGVAMGMLFAVAYTVLLGRVGRIRARVLAVLVSGSGFLALYLVPFLKYPANPPAIGHEATIGARTGLYLTMVVGSVLFLVVAVLLGKRLAPRLGSWNATLVAGASFVVLSAILMTVLPSLGSLAANAAEYGPQASETPLPLKAPGGQIVYPGFPADTLVSFRLYSVLAQVVLWTTIALVFGPLAERVLDRGRAATVEA, encoded by the coding sequence ATGCAGAACAAGCTCATTCTGCGCGGCCTCCTCGCCGGAGCGCTGGGCGGACTGCTGGCGTTCGCGTTCGCCTGGATCTTCGCCGAATCGCCGATCCAGGCGGCTATCGACTACGAGTCCGGTCGCGACGAGGCGCAGGCGGCGTTGGACAAGGCGGCCGGGCTGCCCGTGGAGCACGCGGGCCACGAGGTCTTCAGCCGAGCGGTCCAGGGCAACCTCGGCATCGGGATCGGCATGGTCCTGTTCGGGGTGGCGATGGGCATGCTCTTCGCCGTCGCTTACACCGTGCTGCTGGGCCGGGTCGGCCGGATCCGCGCGCGGGTGCTGGCGGTGCTGGTGTCCGGGTCCGGTTTCCTGGCGCTCTACCTGGTGCCGTTCCTGAAGTATCCGGCCAACCCGCCGGCGATCGGGCACGAAGCGACGATCGGCGCGCGCACCGGGCTGTACCTGACGATGGTGGTCGGGTCGGTGCTCTTCCTGGTGGTCGCCGTGCTGCTCGGGAAACGGCTCGCGCCGAGGCTGGGCTCCTGGAACGCGACGCTGGTCGCGGGCGCCTCCTTCGTGGTGCTGTCCGCGATCCTGATGACGGTGCTGCCGTCGCTCGGCTCGCTGGCCGCCAACGCAGCCGAGTACGGGCCGCAGGCCAGCGAAACCCCGTTGCCGCTGAAGGCGCCGGGCGGGCAGATCGTGTACCCGGGTTTCCCGGCCGACACGCTGGTGTCGTTCCGGCTCTATTCGGTGCTCGCGCAGGTGGTCCTCTGGACGACGATCGCGCTCGTGTTCGGCCCGCTCGCCGAGCGAGTGCTGGACCGCGGCCGGGCAGCTACCGTCGAGGCGTGA